In the Plasmodium chabaudi chabaudi strain AS genome assembly, chromosome: 13 genome, one interval contains:
- a CDS encoding transcriptional regulatory protein sir2 homologue, putative: MEDIFDMLDENEMGNLMIYGMKKDTEDITMEKFAEIIKSSKYIVALTGSGTSAESNIPSFRGSNDSIWSKYDPKIYGTIWGFWKYPEKIWEVIKDISSDYEIGLNPGHVALSKLENLGYLKSIITQNIDGLHEESGNTKVIPLHGNIFEALCCTCNKTVQLNKIMLQKTSHFMHQLPPECPCGGIFKPNIVLFGEVISKDLLKEAEDEITKCDLLLVIGTSSTVSTATNLCYFASKKKKKIVEINIEKTYITNRMADYHLLAKFSELANLIKILKEEK, from the coding sequence atggAAGATATATTTGATATGCTTGACGAAAACGAGATGGGCAACTTAATGATATATGGCATGAAGAAGGACACGGAAGATATTACAATGGAGAAATTTGctgaaataataaaaagcaGCAAGTATATAGTTGCCTTGACAGGGTCTGGAACATCAGCAGAAAGTAACATACCAAGTTTTCGAGGTTCAAATGATTCTATATGGAGTAAATATGatccaaaaatatatggaacTATTTGGGGATTTTGGAAATATCCAGAAAAGATATGGGAAGTAATAAAAGACATATCATCCGATTATGAAATAGGATTAAATCCTGGACATGTAgctttatcaaaattagaaaatttaGGATATTTAAAATCTATAATTACACAAAACATTGATGGATTACATGAAGAAAGTGGAAATACAAAAGTAATTCCTTTGCATGGTAATATTTTCGAAGCATTATGCTGTACATGTAATAAAACTGtacaattaaataaaataatgttacAAAAAACATCGCATTTTATGCATCAATTACCACCTGAATGTCCATGTGGTGGAATATTTAAACCAAacattgttttatttggaGAAGTTATATCAAAAGATTTATTAAAGGAAGCTGAAGATGAAATAACAAAATGCGATTTGCTATTAGTTATCGGAACATCTTCCACTGTATCAACAGCTACTaatttatgttattttgccagtaaaaaaaaaaaaaaaattgttgaaataaatatagaaaaaacgTATATAACGAATAGAATGGCTGATTATCACTTACTCGCAAAGTTTAGTGAGCTAGCCAATTTgatcaaaatattaaaagaggagaaataa
- a CDS encoding PUB domain-containing protein, putative encodes MTDYKVAEMSIEEMKTICSELLNSKEEEVFNKLSLYNELDNKLKKIQPIITRIKLRRNETCEEKKIYGEKMIKNIDILLERYEIIYNIFEEELSVFKENYEIEKKKQIEQKLLQEKQRKKDEEELLNQGRIKTKEEEEEIQKRNEEKLKNLKKEKEKYENKMNTIETIKALIKEKGNFFYEQIVAACNKEDAIKYIYTQLGESQENIQNHINNITKENGDIYFTNPVHILDCIYLIYKNNKFKPFKEAMKNIIEYLEELIKNIGDEKLKLINLMNKTFQNNILSKSGTIFIFIIIGYVLKKSEEIEHVLKKLNREINNENIYIYLEEPNITINYDKWEKWFNNMHASLDVLCTFYRHLNKYSDVPDDEKVKSIFLYLKEKFSADQKSDI; translated from the coding sequence ATGACAGACTACAAAGTAGCGGAGATGTCTATAGAAGAAATGAAAACGATTTGCAGTGAACTACTTAACTCGAAGGAAGAGGAAGTATTCAATAAACTCAGTCTATATAATGAACtagataataaattaaaaaagattCAACCAATTATAACAAGAATAAAACTAAGAAGAAATGAAACAtgtgaagaaaaaaaaatatatggagaaaagatgataaaaaatatagatatattattagaacggtatgaaataatttataatatatttgaagaAGAATTAAGTgtttttaaagaaaattatgaaattgaaaaaaaaaaacaaatcgaacaaaaattattacaagAAAAACAGAGAAAAAAAGACGAAGAAGAATTATTAAATCAAGGAAGAATAAAAACGAAAGAGGAGGAAGAAGAAAttcaaaaaagaaatgaagaaaaattaaaaaatctaaaaaaagaaaaagaaaaatatgaaaataaaatgaatactATTGAAACAATTAAAGCATTAATAAAGGAAAAAggtaactttttttatgaacaaataGTAGCAGCTTGTAATAAAGAAGAtgctataaaatatatatacacacaaTTAGGTGAATCCcaagaaaatattcaaaaccatattaataatattactaAAGAGAATGGTGATATATACTTTACAAACCCTGTCCATATATTAgattgtatttatttaatttataaaaataataaatttaaaccTTTTAAAGAAgcaatgaaaaatattattgaatatttagaagaacttataaaaaatataggggatgaaaaattaaaactaATTAATCTTATGAATAAAAcatttcaaaataatattttatcaaaaagtggtactatatttatatttattataattggATATGTTCTTAAAAAATCGGAAGAAATAGAGCATGTATTGAAAAAGTTAAATAGAGAAATAaacaatgaaaatatttatatatatctagaAGAACCCAATATCActataaattatgataagTGGGAAAAATGGTTCAACAATATGCATGCATCTTTAGATGTATTATGCACATTTTATAGACatctaaataaatattcagaTGTTCCTGATGATGAAAAAGTGaaatctatttttttgtatttaaagGAAAAATTCTCAGCTGATCAAAAATCGgatatataa
- a CDS encoding DNA-directed RNA polymerase III subunit RPC1, putative, with protein sequence MANNIKLDELKALIHHKSMKKNFVKDVKNNYEIKSINFGIMSKEDIIRYSEVKILNREMYKNNSNGVPYPYGVLDLRLGAHKSNSICETCKKKLINCSGHFGYIELNYPVFHIGYYKYIIHILYCICKTCSHILLPLEKIEFFSNLKKKKNIDDSLFKRQFFKRILNICKKVNRCYKCGSPQGVIKKIIKPSLDQFMKLKHIVKVKENGKQVIKEEDLNSLYVLKLFKNINPFYIKLLNIENPEKLIITTLIVPPNTIRPSVIIDEHGTAEDDLTCILSEIAQLNNTINNQSTNGYQTNQFLGNIEFLQLQVTRFINSDSPAVSQLLATQNISKPGRGICQRLKGKEGRFRCNLSGKRVDFSSRTVISPDPNISIDEVVIPKIIAMRLTYPETVNKYNIEKLKMLIRNGSNVWPGANYIIKKNINMNYGEGGKVGNSIIDIVKRYVKRSREINTGSNKNINHDLNQTSGNNNFGGNRISLKYANKKYLIDNLKIGDIVERHICDGDIVLFNRQPSLHRMSIMCHKARVMDYKTFRFNECVCSPYNADFDGDEMNLHVPQTEESRAEALYLMNVKHNLITPKNGEVIIALTQDFLSASYVITNKDTFLDRDLFCLLCSYFSDAKIDIELPVPAILKPKELWTGKQLISVLIKPNKNENTIINFEMKEREYSTKNGDLKYLSRDDSYVCFYKSELICGSLGKKVLGASKYGLFYYLIHNNSTQVALQIMNRFSKLSSRYFSNKGMTIGIDDVTPSRILTDKKRDLLLNGYEKVNKEIILYNEKKMQIQPGCTLEETLEIKVKSILDDLRNDAGRTCNQYLPHLNKPLIMFNSGAKGALINIAQMIACVGQQNVSGQRIQNGFINRTLPHFNFHCKGSESRGFVQNSFYTGLNPTEFFFHTMSGREGLVDTAVKTAETGYMQRRLMKALEDLSIHYDYSVRSCDKQIIQFIYGDDALNPSYIDSNHTYMDQFDKVFNHIISISPSHTLFLYQSRKNQQSDLLETAKEIQKDNSITSDSDDQARCNKNSLNPFDSAPFSESFQKNSSFLSKIINKISQKMKEINEGDVLIPLEHDVEFVGKVLGENCGEESREHNRMDDEANITLSEKNQAILPSNKVKEIAYHLNQYRNIVECINILKKKTYIKNNDINNSDILFLNEIERRYLNNKYNKMSKNIRKKIEIVNNIYKKENNKINKIKEKLKDEYFYPSMDDSNFIRQLMRIATKEVNETDDPAVATNKGVLSKMHLYKDGNHNKNISYNQYIQNNINFNKNIKNEYIEIFDKITECELLYENKCYKQMIKNIIAFVSVFEIVCDVKQHYILFPYEILTWTNFLLSYVTETIPLNIYSHTNISKRENPTHQKNTKTMKIYIEEIKKWLLLKAINIYKFFKYKKGVELIKKNDYYNFVESNGKFNSYDPSYRSMIYDYSFINLKQLYIFIYFNISKYFKYISSPGDAVGSISAQSIGEPGTQMTLKTFHFAGVASMNVTLGVPRIKEIINASNVIQTPILNIPLRIKDNYNFALMMKSKLEKTSIRDICEYIKENYCPKGIFISIKFNEELIQKLFLNINAYTIRDVILKQTHISKIKINKIYIDVINNYKLHISIKNDEFIFFQIESLKKGLLDLLVYGDKDIKRCIIKKEEVEVTDDEGEENNDNELENKINPFINNAENMSDNKSVKQTSDCNENNLENHISSTDIIQDENVGENNLEKEEQYIKVENVMDASNSQLKEDHNYVKQFETGQIKTEQKSIKQYGDDNATLCGSSSKEDEEMIDLSAVNLDTLNFDEINVENITDDKIEMYDEEYYDSSNDLKDKDNYYQKKQKKKKKKKTQYSILVEGNALNYILGLEGVDFKHIISNHVINVFQVLGIEAARVTIINEIKKCIEAYSIDIDIRHIMLLADIMAFTGEILGINRFGIQKARQSTLMLASFEETNEHLFVSSFFKNNDEINNISESIIVGKNIPIGTGSFELLYDYKQPNEQKNLTLLERAERELKIN encoded by the exons ATGGCGAACAATATAAAACTCGATGAACTAAAGGCACTCATCCACCATAAAAGtatgaagaaaaattttgtaaaggatgtgaaaaataattatgaaatcAAAAGTATAAATTTTGGAATTATGAGTAAAGAAGATATAATAAGATATTCAGaagttaaaatattaaatagagagatgtataaaaataatagtaatggTGTACCTTATCCATATGGTGTATTAGATTTAAGATTAGGAGCACATAAAAGTAATTCTATATGTGAaacatgtaaaaaaaaattaataaattgttCAGGTCATTTTGGTTATATAGAATTAAATTATCCTGTTTTTCATATaggatattataaatatattattcatatattatattgtatatgtaaaacatgctctcatatattattaccattagaaaaaatcgaatttttttctaatttaaaaaaaaaaaaaaatattgatgaTTCACTTTTTAAAAGACAATTCTTTAAGAGAATATTAAACATTTGCAAAAAGGTTAATAGATGTTATAAATGTGGAAGTCCACAAggtgttataaaaaaaataataaaaccaAGTTTGGATCAGtttatgaaattaaaacatattgTTAAAGTAAAAGAGAATGGAAAACAAGTTATAAAGGAAGAAGATTTAAATagtttatatgtattaaaattatttaaaaatataaatccattttatataaaattattaaatatagaaaatccAGAAAAACTTATTATTACTACATTGATAGTACCACCAAATACAATAAGACCATCAGTAATTATAGATGAGCATGGAACAGCAGAAGATGATTTAACGTGTATATTATCAGAAATTGcacaattaaataatactaTAAATAATCAATCTACTAATGGCTATCAAACTAATCAATTTCTAGGGAACATagaatttttacaattacAAGTTACAAGATTTATAAATAGTGATTCACCAGCTGTTTCTCAATTATTAGCAACACAGAATATTTCGAAACCAGGTAGAGGAATATGTCAGAGGTTAAAAGGGAAAGAAGGTAGATTTAGATGTAACTTATCAGGAAAAAGAGTTGACTTTTCAAGTAGGACTGTCATATCTCCAGATCCAAACATTTCAATAGATGAAGTGGTTATACCCAAGATAATAGCAATGAGATTAACTTATCCTGAAACggttaataaatataatatagaaaaattaaaaatgttaataagAAATGGTTCGAATGTTTGGCCAGGAgctaattatattataaaaaagaatattaatatgaattatGGTGAAGGTGGAAAAGTTGGAAATTCAATTATTGATATAGTAAAACGTTATGTTAAAAGGAGTagagaaataaatacaggttctaacaaaaatataaatcatgACCTAAATCAAACTAgtggtaataataattttggaGGAAATAGAATTagtttaaaatatgcaaataaaaaatatttaattgataatttaaaaattggtGATATAGTAGAAAGACATATTTGTGATGGTgatattgtattatttaatagaCAACCATCTTTACATCGTATGTCAATTATGTGTCATAAAGCTCGAGTTATGGATTATAAAACATTTCGCTTTAATGAATGTGTATGTAGTCCATATAATGCAGATTTTGATGGGGATGAAATGAATTTACATGTACCTCAAACCGAAGAATCTAGAGCAGAAGCTTTATATCTAATGAATGtaaaacataatttaattactCCAAAGAATGGAGAAGTGATTATTGCTTTGACACAAGATTTTTTATCTGCTTCCTATGTAATTACAAATAAAGATACATTTCTTGATAGGGAtctattttgtttattgtGTTCCTACTTTTCAGATGCAAAAATTGATATTGAATTACCTGTACCAGCAATATTAAAACCGAAAGAATTATGGACAGGGAAACAATTAATAAGTGTTTTAATAaaaccaaataaaaatgaaaatacaataataaattttgaaatgAAAGAAAGAGAATATTCAACAAAAAATGGAgatttgaaatatttatcacGAGATGATTCTTatgtttgtttttataaatcaGAATTAATTTGTGGATCATTAGGAAAAAAGGTTCTAGGTGCATCTAAATAtggattattttattatttaatacataataattcaaCTCAAGTAGCAttacaaataatgaatcgattttcaaaattaagtagtcgatatttttcaaataaaggTATGACTATTGGTATTGATGATGTAACACCATCTCGTATATTAACTGATAAAAAGCGAGACCTACTTTTGAATGGGTatgaaaaagtaaataaagaaataatactttataatgaaaaaaaaatgcaaattcAACCAGGATGTACATTAGAAGAAACATTAGAAATTAAAGTAAAAAGTATTTTAGATGATTTACGTAATGATGCAGGTAGAACATGTAATCAATATTTGCCACATTTAAATAAGCCTTTAATTATGTTTAATTCTGGGGCAAAAGGtgcattaataaatatagcaCAAATGATTGCATGTGTCGGACAACAAAATGTATCGGGGCAAAGAATACAAAATGGATTTATTAATAGAACGTTACcacattttaattttcattgTAAAGGATCAGAAAGTAGAGGGTTCGTTCaaaattctttttataCAGGATTAAATCCAAccgaatttttttttcataccATGTCAGGAAGAGAAGGGTTAGTAGATACAGCTGTCAAAACTGCTGAAACTGGTTATATGCAAAGAAGACTTATGAAAGCATTAGAGGATTTATCTATACATTATGATTATTCAGTTAGATCATGtgataaacaaattatacaaTTCATATATGGAGATGATGCATTAAACCCATCATACATCGATAGTAATCATACATACATGGATCAATTTGATAAAGTTTttaatcatataatttcGATATCTCCTAGtcatacattatttttatatcaatCAAGAAAAAATCAACAATCTGATTTATTAGAAACTGCTAAGGAAATACAAAAAGATAATTCTATTACTAGCGATTCAGATGATCAAGCAAGATGTAATAAGAATTCTTTGAATCCATTTGATTCGGCGCCATTTTCAGAAagttttcaaaaaaattcatcttttttatcaaaaataattaacaaaatatcccaaaaaatgaaagaaataaatgaagGTGATGTACTTATACCTTTGGAACATGATGTAGAGTTTGTTGGGAAAGTCCTTGGCGAAAATTGTGGCGAAGAAAGTAGGGAACATAACAGAATGGACGATGAAGCAAACATAACTTTAtctgaaaaaaatcaaGCAATACTACCATCAAATAAGGTTAAAGAAATAGCATACCATCTTAACCAGTACCGAAATATTGTggaatgtataaatatattaaaaaaaaaaacttatataaaaaataatgacataaataatagtgatatattatttttaaatgaaatagaACGAagatatttaaataataagtataataagatgagtaaaaatattcgaaaaaaaattgaaattgtaaataatatatataaaaaagaaaataataaaataaacaaaataaaagaaaaactaaaagatgaatatttttatccatCAATGGATGATTCGAATTTTATCAGGCAGTTAATGAGGATTGCAACAAAAGAAGTTAACGAAACAGATGATCCAGCTGTTGCAACAAACAAGGGAGTACTATCTAAaatgcatttatataaagatgGTAATCATAACAAGAACATTTCCTATAatcaatatatacaaaataatataaattttaataaaaatataaaaaatgaatatatagaaatatttgACAAAATAACTGAATgtgaattattatatgaaaataaatgttaCAAACAGatgattaaaaatattatagcaTTTGTTAGTGTTTTTGAAATAGTATGTGATGTTAAAcaacattatatattatttccttatgaaatattaacatggactaattttttattaagttATGTTACGGAAACAATccctttaaatatttattcgcatacaaatatatctaaaagagaaaatccaacacatcaaaaaaatacaaaaacgatgaaaatatatattgaagaaataaaaaaatggttattattaaaggctataaatatatacaaattttttaaatataaaaaaggtgttgaattaattaaaaaaaatgattattataattttgtagaaTCAAATGGAAAATTTAATTCTTATGATCCATCATATAGATCTATGATATAtgattattcatttataaatttaaaacagttatatatatttatttatttcaacaTTTCCAAATATTTCAAGTATATATCATCTCCTGGTGATGCAGTTGGTTCAATTTCTGCACAATCCATTGGTGAACCAGGTACACAAATGACTTTAAAAACTTTTCATTTTGCTGGGGTAGCTAGTATGAATGTTACTCTTGGTGTACCAcgtataaaagaaataataaatgcatCGAATGTAATTCAAACTCCAATATTAAACATCCCTTTACGTATAAaagataattataattttgctTTAATGATGAAATCAAAACTTGAAAAAACATCAATAAGAGATATatgtgaatatataaaagaaaattattgtCCTAAaggcatatttatatctatcaaatttaatgaagaacttatacaaaaattatttttaaatattaatgcaTATACTATTAGAGAtgttatattaaaacaaacacatattagtaaaattaaaattaacaagatatatattgatgttataaataattataaattacatatttctatcaaaaatgatgaatttatattttttcaaattgaATCATTGAAAAAGGGTTTATTAGATTTGTTAGTATATGGTGATAAAGATATCAAACGATGTATAATCAAAAAGGAAGAAGTTGAAGTAACAGATGATGAAGgggaagaaaataatgacaaTGAATtagaaaacaaaataaatccatttataaataatgcagAAAATATGTCTGATAATAAATCAGTGAAACAAACAAGTGATTGTAACGAAAACAATTTGGAGAATCACATTTCTAGTACTGATATTATTCAGGATGAAAATGTTGGTGAAAACAATTTGGAAAAGGAAGagcaatatataaaagtcGAAAATGTGATGGATGCATCGAACAGCCAATTGAAAGAGGATCATAATTATGTAAAGCAATTTGAAACTGGCCAAATAAAAACGGAACAGAAAAGTATAAAACAATACGGTGATGATAATGCTACTTTATGTGGTAGCAGTTCAAAGGAGGATGAAGAAATGATTGATCTTAGTGCAGTCAACCTTGATACCTTAAACTTTGACGAAATAAatgttgaaaatataactgatgataaaattgaaatgtATGATGAAGAGTATTATGATTCATCAAATGATTTAAAGGATAAagataattattatcaaaaaaaacaaaaaaaaaaaaaaaaaaaaaaaacacaataTTCAATATTAGTCGAAGGGAATGCCctaaattatattcttGGCTTAGAGGGTGTCGATTtcaaacatattatatcaAATCATGTCATTAACGTTTTTCAG GTATTAGGAATCGAAGCAGCAAGAGTAactataataaatgaaattaaaaaatgtattgaAGCATATAGTATTGACATAGACATAAGACATATCATGTTGTTAGCTGACATAATGGCCTTTAC aggAGAAATTTTAGGTATAAACAGATTTGGTATACAAAAGGCCCGTCAAAGTACATTAATGTTGGCATCATTTGAAGAAACAAACGAgcatttatttgtttcatcattttttaaaaataatgacgaaattaataatataagtgAAAGTATAATAgtaggaaaaaatattccaaTCGGAACTGGTTCATTCGAGCTCCTTTATGATTACAAACA gCCCAATGAACAGAAAAATTTAACTTTATTGGAACGAGCAGAAAGAGAACtgaaaattaattaa